Proteins co-encoded in one Hartmannibacter diazotrophicus genomic window:
- a CDS encoding xanthine dehydrogenase family protein molybdopterin-binding subunit, with amino-acid sequence MTEIPRGLSIETHLPTGEPVNLSRRRFMLASAGVTAGALVIGFGVPVRSAHAQDAATVIPGTRVPAFLEIRPDNTARLMSPFVEGGQGIFTAMAQIVGEELDLDPSSFMVENAPAGHDYQIILNGMRITGGSMSTRLGYDTMRLIGASARLMILQASATRLGVPVSELTTEPGQVIHASSGRSISFGDVAADALDLPVPAADQVTLKDRSQFRWIGKPLARLDVYDKSVGKAIYAIDCKVDGMLHAAVQHAPRLGMSIGAIRNEAAVTAMAGVHSVHQLPGAVAVVAERWWNAKRAAEALQVDWEEANGTSAVEGGRIMPADFSTAAFADRLAREPGDGKEAESEGDAAGVLASAKNIVSSTYHSQYLNHAQLEPPSALARFNEDGSLDVWMPNQAPEMFQADIAKISGLETSQINVHSPLLGGFFGRHFLYVSANPYRQAIQLARETGRPIKLIWSREEEFLRDPLRPMAAVRFKGALDDSGMPLALEAVSVCEGPTEGINGHNPEKMDESAIEGLTGKAYAVANKRIAQLYVENPTMLAYWRSVGNSMNDFFYECFLDELADAGGKDPYELRLQLLKDNSRLTNLLKAAADMSGGWKRGPFTAEDGSRRARGLAMASPFGSHTAAIAEVSIRAGKVVVHDVWEVIDPGSIVNPAIIDAQINSATALGLSQVLLEEVVYEKGQPLARNYDLYPILAPDQMPRVHTRIIESGEKMGGIGEPGLPAVPPAVVNAVSTLTGQRVRSMPLSQFTFES; translated from the coding sequence ATGACTGAGATTCCCCGCGGACTTTCGATCGAAACCCATCTGCCCACCGGAGAGCCGGTCAACCTCTCCCGCCGCCGGTTTATGCTTGCATCGGCTGGCGTGACCGCCGGAGCCTTGGTGATCGGTTTTGGTGTCCCCGTGCGTTCCGCCCATGCTCAGGATGCTGCCACGGTTATTCCGGGCACTCGGGTGCCTGCTTTTCTTGAAATTCGCCCTGACAACACCGCGCGGCTGATGTCTCCGTTTGTTGAAGGCGGGCAGGGCATCTTCACGGCAATGGCGCAGATCGTCGGCGAAGAACTCGACCTCGACCCGTCCTCTTTCATGGTCGAAAACGCCCCGGCCGGGCACGACTATCAGATCATCCTCAATGGCATGCGCATCACTGGCGGCAGCATGTCGACGCGTCTCGGTTACGATACGATGCGTCTCATCGGTGCGTCCGCCCGTCTGATGATCCTGCAGGCATCGGCAACGCGCCTTGGCGTGCCGGTCAGTGAGTTGACGACCGAACCGGGCCAGGTGATCCACGCTTCATCGGGTCGGTCGATATCTTTTGGCGACGTGGCTGCAGATGCCCTCGACCTTCCGGTCCCAGCCGCGGATCAGGTAACGCTGAAGGATCGCAGCCAGTTCCGCTGGATCGGCAAGCCTCTCGCTCGGCTTGATGTCTATGACAAGTCCGTCGGAAAGGCGATCTATGCCATCGACTGCAAGGTCGATGGCATGCTTCATGCCGCCGTGCAGCACGCGCCGCGTCTGGGTATGTCCATCGGCGCCATCCGCAACGAAGCCGCTGTCACGGCGATGGCGGGCGTTCATTCAGTCCATCAGCTTCCGGGCGCGGTCGCGGTCGTTGCGGAGCGCTGGTGGAATGCCAAGCGAGCCGCCGAAGCGCTTCAGGTGGATTGGGAAGAGGCAAATGGGACGTCTGCGGTCGAGGGCGGACGCATCATGCCGGCCGATTTCTCGACTGCAGCATTTGCTGATCGTCTCGCCAGAGAACCCGGAGACGGCAAGGAAGCGGAAAGCGAAGGCGACGCTGCGGGTGTTCTCGCGTCTGCCAAGAACATCGTATCCTCGACCTACCATAGCCAGTACCTCAACCACGCCCAACTTGAGCCACCGTCCGCTCTCGCGCGGTTCAACGAGGACGGCAGCCTCGACGTCTGGATGCCGAACCAGGCGCCGGAGATGTTTCAGGCGGACATTGCAAAGATCAGCGGCCTTGAGACATCTCAGATCAATGTCCACAGTCCGCTGCTCGGCGGTTTCTTTGGCAGGCACTTTCTCTATGTTTCTGCCAACCCCTACCGCCAGGCCATCCAGCTTGCCAGGGAAACCGGGCGACCGATCAAGCTGATCTGGAGCCGCGAGGAGGAATTCCTGCGCGACCCGCTTCGGCCAATGGCTGCGGTGCGGTTCAAGGGTGCCCTTGATGACAGCGGGATGCCGCTTGCGCTGGAAGCCGTTAGTGTCTGTGAGGGTCCAACGGAAGGCATCAACGGTCACAATCCTGAAAAGATGGACGAATCGGCCATAGAGGGACTGACCGGAAAGGCCTATGCGGTCGCCAACAAGCGCATCGCGCAGCTCTATGTCGAAAACCCGACGATGCTTGCCTACTGGCGTTCGGTCGGCAACTCGATGAATGACTTCTTCTATGAGTGTTTTCTCGACGAGTTGGCCGACGCGGGCGGTAAGGACCCCTACGAACTGCGTCTTCAGCTTCTGAAGGACAACAGCCGTTTGACCAATCTGCTCAAGGCTGCTGCGGACATGTCGGGCGGGTGGAAGCGTGGACCGTTCACAGCAGAGGATGGTTCGCGGCGGGCGCGGGGTCTTGCTATGGCGTCTCCTTTCGGGAGCCATACGGCTGCGATTGCCGAAGTCTCAATCCGCGCCGGAAAAGTGGTCGTTCATGATGTCTGGGAAGTGATCGACCCCGGCAGCATCGTCAATCCGGCGATCATCGACGCGCAGATCAACTCGGCCACCGCTTTGGGCTTGTCTCAGGTGCTGCTCGAAGAGGTGGTCTACGAAAAGGGTCAACCGCTTGCGCGCAATTATGATCTCTATCCAATCCTGGCGCCCGATCAGATGCCACGCGTGCATACGCGGATTATTGAAAGCGGCGAAAAAATGGGAGGGATCGGCGAACCGGGACTTCCGGCGGTGCCGCCTGCGGTGGTCAACGCCGTGTCGACCTTGACCGGTCAGCGTGTCCGCAGCATGCCTCTTTCGCAATTTACGTTTGAGAGCTGA
- the trbL gene encoding P-type conjugative transfer protein TrbL, with protein MQRATRRASLGLTILVLTTLPAFAQEGALLTQLQNEIANAANGWQSTIVNAARSLFWILAGIEVGIAAVWLAISAAALDTWFAELVRRIMFIGLFVFILEKGPDFAKAVVDSLFQIGAGGGSASPANVFNAGLRVASEMSAKAQFGLFEDNALAIAAVFAMVVVVICFSLVAAIFIAVMAEMYVGLLAGMIMLGLGGSSFTKDFAVRYLVYAFSVGMKLMALVMIARIGSEVLIGLANSPSNGDEFLATLAIAGISVVVFVIAMYVPNIIQGMVQGVSVTGGMEAIRHGAQAASFAAGGAALAAGGIRAGASAYSNARAGGQSFGTAALKGMTSSVGAAGGAVASAARDKAIGVPGTWGASTLGLANAKLDQNQGRQATKPSSDDKA; from the coding sequence GTGCAAAGAGCAACTAGGCGAGCCTCCCTCGGCCTGACGATCCTCGTTCTGACTACTTTGCCCGCCTTTGCCCAGGAAGGCGCACTGCTTACGCAGCTGCAAAACGAGATCGCCAATGCTGCAAACGGTTGGCAATCGACGATCGTCAATGCAGCGCGCTCGCTCTTCTGGATCCTCGCGGGCATCGAGGTCGGAATTGCCGCCGTCTGGCTTGCGATCTCGGCGGCCGCGCTCGACACCTGGTTCGCCGAACTGGTGCGCCGCATCATGTTCATCGGCCTCTTCGTCTTTATCCTCGAAAAGGGACCCGACTTCGCCAAGGCCGTCGTCGACAGCCTTTTTCAAATTGGCGCCGGCGGTGGTTCGGCCTCGCCCGCCAATGTCTTCAATGCCGGTCTTCGGGTCGCAAGCGAGATGTCGGCCAAGGCTCAGTTCGGCCTGTTCGAGGATAATGCGCTCGCAATTGCCGCAGTCTTTGCCATGGTTGTGGTGGTGATCTGTTTCAGCCTTGTTGCGGCAATCTTTATTGCCGTCATGGCGGAAATGTATGTGGGTCTCCTTGCCGGCATGATCATGCTCGGGCTTGGTGGCTCGAGCTTTACCAAGGACTTTGCCGTCCGCTATCTCGTCTACGCCTTCTCGGTCGGCATGAAGCTGATGGCTTTGGTGATGATCGCAAGAATCGGGTCCGAGGTTTTGATCGGCCTCGCCAATTCCCCGTCAAATGGCGACGAGTTTCTGGCAACGCTCGCGATCGCCGGCATTTCCGTCGTTGTCTTCGTCATCGCGATGTATGTGCCGAACATCATCCAGGGCATGGTCCAGGGCGTCTCCGTCACCGGCGGCATGGAGGCGATCCGGCATGGCGCCCAAGCCGCAAGCTTCGCCGCCGGCGGCGCGGCGCTGGCGGCAGGGGGAATCAGGGCAGGGGCTTCCGCCTATTCCAACGCCCGAGCGGGAGGCCAGTCATTTGGAACGGCTGCCCTCAAGGGTATGACGAGCAGCGTGGGCGCCGCAGGCGGCGCGGTCGCCTCGGCAGCCCGAGACAAAGCGATCGGCGTACCCGGCACATGGGGCGCCTCGACCCTTGGTCTCGCCAACGCCAAGCTTGATCAGAACCAGGGCAGGCAAGCGACAAAGCCTTCCAGCGATGACAAGGCCTGA
- the trbJ gene encoding P-type conjugative transfer protein TrbJ — MRNAFSRPTRAAIAALMAMASLPLAPADAGTVTGAATEWTQLLNNSELVSLVGQSAEQINNQVTQITQLAEQIQNQLKIYENMLQNTLTLPSQIWGQVEDDLNQLRTLVNQGQSIAFSMGNADDVLRQRFQSFAAFKSGLANGDSFSSSYETWSDTNRDTIAATIKAAGLTADQFSSEEATMGQLRSMSESAVGQMQALQVGHEIAAQQVAQTQKLRGLVSQQITMMGAWYQSEQAAKDLAQSRREKFFNATPPSTSGGQMMEPRW, encoded by the coding sequence ATGCGGAACGCATTCTCGCGGCCGACTAGAGCCGCGATCGCCGCGCTGATGGCAATGGCATCGCTTCCCCTAGCTCCGGCCGATGCCGGCACTGTAACGGGCGCGGCGACCGAATGGACGCAGCTGCTCAACAATTCCGAACTCGTGAGCCTCGTCGGGCAATCAGCTGAGCAGATCAACAACCAAGTGACGCAGATAACCCAGCTTGCAGAGCAAATTCAAAACCAGCTCAAGATTTACGAGAACATGCTCCAAAACACCCTGACGCTGCCGAGCCAGATCTGGGGACAGGTCGAAGACGACCTCAATCAGCTGCGAACTCTCGTCAATCAGGGCCAGTCGATCGCTTTCTCCATGGGCAACGCTGACGACGTCTTGCGTCAACGGTTCCAGAGTTTTGCCGCGTTCAAGTCTGGGCTCGCCAATGGCGACAGCTTCTCCTCGAGCTACGAAACCTGGTCCGACACCAATCGTGACACGATCGCGGCAACGATCAAGGCGGCCGGGCTCACCGCCGATCAGTTCTCTTCGGAAGAGGCAACCATGGGTCAGCTCCGGTCGATGTCGGAAAGCGCCGTCGGCCAGATGCAGGCGCTGCAGGTCGGTCATGAGATCGCCGCGCAACAGGTGGCCCAGACCCAAAAGCTGCGCGGGCTCGTCTCCCAGCAAATAACGATGATGGGTGCCTGGTATCAGTCGGAACAGGCGGCCAAGGATTTGGCCCAGAGCCGCCGAGAAAAGTTCTTCAACGCAACGCCGCCGTCCACCTCCGGCGGCCAGATGATGGAGCCGCGCTGGTGA
- a CDS encoding conjugal transfer protein TrbF — translation MAKASIPENPYLAARQEWNERYGSYVRAAAAWRIVGVTGMLMAVIGFTYALYQSTEVKLVPYIVEVDELGTAANVGFPQQIDYADPRVVRATLGSFISNFRSVTPDTVVQKQYIDHTYALLRSADAATEKVNAWFHNNSPFERAKTKTVAIEVTNIVPLSNQSYQIDWTEYERDRQGKELATRRFRGVATVTLTPPQDEAVIRLNPIGLYLKDFDWTAQL, via the coding sequence ATGGCCAAGGCTTCAATCCCAGAGAATCCGTATCTTGCCGCACGGCAGGAATGGAACGAGCGCTACGGCTCTTATGTGAGGGCCGCAGCGGCCTGGCGCATCGTTGGTGTCACCGGCATGCTGATGGCAGTCATTGGCTTCACCTACGCGCTCTATCAAAGCACCGAGGTCAAGCTCGTTCCCTATATCGTCGAGGTCGATGAGCTCGGCACGGCGGCGAACGTCGGCTTTCCGCAGCAGATCGACTATGCCGATCCGCGCGTGGTGCGGGCAACGCTTGGAAGCTTCATCTCGAACTTCCGGTCCGTCACGCCCGACACGGTCGTCCAGAAACAATATATCGATCATACATATGCACTGCTGCGATCTGCCGATGCCGCGACCGAAAAGGTCAATGCCTGGTTCCACAACAATTCGCCTTTCGAGCGCGCCAAAACGAAGACTGTTGCGATTGAGGTGACGAATATCGTTCCGCTTTCAAACCAGAGCTACCAGATCGACTGGACGGAATATGAACGCGACCGGCAAGGCAAGGAACTTGCCACAAGGCGGTTTCGCGGCGTTGCGACCGTGACGCTCACTCCGCCGCAGGACGAGGCGGTCATCCGTCTCAATCCCATCGGTCTTTATCTGAAAGACTTCGACTGGACGGCGCAGCTCTGA
- a CDS encoding adenylate/guanylate cyclase domain-containing protein, with protein MLISRAMTDMKIPSSKKYKISQVAENALAEAQRHGFRLAIIGRTIAIVTLSFNFLAGYHFPVNIAIWLFTLTIAISGLLWLKTADTRLERLSRFASFFIDAIIISIIITFAPLSSGDDIPQNLVFFTARDQYYFIVISASILTLSPSLVLFTGGCCALGLALSTAWIKAGMPITLTFADLPLAPSREIFYSIVLNPNFFGMESRIEQVLIIVAVTIIAAIAIYGVRSIVLARVSAEETRGQMQHLFGKYVPATVIADLQSDGQLAPQLRDATLLFADIEGFTALSEKLPPADVVKLLNEIFAMVSQAITMRGGLIVNYFGDAVMASFNAPLPLDKHALNAVMAARDITEALNNSEFLHHRLRMRIGIASGPVAAGTVGSEERLSFTLYGDTVNVAQRLEALNKEFGTNCLISEATYSMVCGRIDSLRPLGMHSLRNRLHGVNVYSLELN; from the coding sequence ATGTTAATTTCGCGCGCGATGACGGATATGAAAATTCCTAGTTCCAAAAAATATAAAATTTCTCAAGTTGCTGAAAATGCACTAGCGGAAGCTCAACGGCATGGATTCAGGCTGGCTATTATAGGCAGAACAATTGCTATCGTAACTCTGTCTTTCAATTTTCTTGCAGGTTATCATTTTCCTGTAAACATTGCGATATGGCTGTTCACACTTACCATTGCCATTTCCGGACTACTCTGGCTGAAGACAGCCGATACGCGGCTTGAGAGACTGTCCCGCTTTGCCTCTTTTTTTATAGATGCCATCATCATTTCCATCATAATTACGTTCGCACCTTTGAGTAGTGGAGACGATATTCCGCAGAATCTTGTATTTTTTACAGCCAGAGATCAATATTACTTTATAGTTATTTCTGCATCTATTTTGACATTGTCACCATCACTTGTCCTGTTCACCGGCGGGTGTTGCGCGCTAGGGCTGGCTCTGTCCACGGCTTGGATCAAGGCAGGAATGCCCATAACTCTTACATTTGCGGACTTGCCGTTGGCGCCGTCGCGAGAAATTTTTTATAGCATCGTTCTAAATCCGAATTTTTTCGGTATGGAGTCTCGTATTGAGCAGGTTCTGATCATCGTTGCGGTCACTATTATCGCGGCGATCGCAATCTATGGCGTCCGATCTATTGTACTCGCCAGAGTGTCAGCCGAAGAAACGCGTGGTCAGATGCAGCATTTGTTTGGCAAATATGTCCCTGCAACAGTCATCGCGGACCTTCAGAGCGATGGACAACTGGCCCCCCAATTGCGAGATGCCACGTTGTTGTTTGCAGATATCGAAGGCTTCACAGCGCTTTCCGAAAAATTGCCACCCGCTGACGTCGTCAAGCTCCTGAACGAGATATTTGCGATGGTCAGCCAAGCGATAACTATGCGCGGGGGCCTTATAGTAAATTATTTCGGCGATGCCGTGATGGCTTCATTCAATGCGCCGCTTCCGCTTGATAAGCACGCTCTCAATGCAGTCATGGCGGCGAGAGATATCACCGAGGCCTTAAATAACTCCGAGTTTCTTCACCATCGACTGCGGATGCGCATAGGCATTGCAAGCGGTCCAGTCGCAGCAGGAACGGTTGGGAGTGAGGAGCGTCTGTCATTCACGCTTTATGGCGATACCGTTAATGTTGCTCAACGATTAGAGGCGCTCAATAAAGAATTTGGGACGAATTGCCTGATATCAGAGGCAACTTATTCGATGGTTTGTGGCCGTATTGACTCCTTACGCCCACTAGGAATGCATTCTCTTCGCAACAGATTACATGGAGTCAACGTATATTCTCTTGAATTAAATTGA
- a CDS encoding entry exclusion protein TrbK: MSRIVVIASVALVVVAIGFVVWTSFGLSDTTVFRGQAASTPRTFDTTGGQEMRPRWGTNIGEADGAKSN; encoded by the coding sequence GTGAGCCGGATTGTTGTCATTGCTTCAGTCGCCCTCGTGGTCGTCGCGATCGGTTTCGTCGTCTGGACCAGTTTTGGATTGTCCGACACCACGGTGTTCCGTGGTCAGGCCGCCTCAACGCCGCGGACGTTCGACACAACCGGAGGACAGGAGATGCGCCCGCGCTGGGGCACCAACATCGGGGAGGCCGACGGTGCAAAGAGCAACTAG
- the trbI gene encoding IncP-type conjugal transfer protein TrbI, giving the protein MTQSLKLGGADNSSGPAIRRVNRVPIIVAFTLVIVFLAVIIYGLSSRGLRFGGDEEIEPASSRPALSDAERLKQGVPDGIIGEPQPMRLQPEPPAEKKEPARNPFTPSDNNPAPIGTTSAPELEPDAVWRARLKREQDEQMLREYHRQQMASIQAREAAANSPIAVNLKGLNDASPTGASSQRNPSQATTQGQPATALDLYSTAMQAAASGQNADPNGQGAKSQFFNQDIADLGYLPNTVVPQMSPFELKRGSVIPATLITGINSDLPGRITAQVSQNVYDSATGRHLLIPQGAKLFGRYDSNVTFGQSRVLVVWTDIIFPNGSTLQIGGMAGTDAAGYGGFSDQVDNHYLKTFGSAVLVALIGAGTDMLLPDDNSSQGKTDSAADAARRSFAETFGKVSQQTVSMNVNVQPTLEIRPGYRFNILVDQDVIFPRAYRG; this is encoded by the coding sequence ATGACACAGTCGTTGAAGCTTGGTGGCGCTGACAACAGCAGCGGACCGGCCATAAGGCGGGTGAACCGCGTCCCGATCATCGTCGCATTCACCCTTGTTATCGTCTTCTTGGCGGTCATCATCTACGGGCTGTCGTCAAGGGGCCTTCGTTTCGGCGGCGACGAAGAGATCGAGCCCGCGTCATCGCGGCCGGCCTTGAGTGACGCGGAACGGCTGAAGCAGGGCGTCCCGGACGGGATCATCGGCGAGCCGCAGCCGATGCGCCTCCAGCCGGAACCGCCGGCCGAAAAGAAAGAGCCAGCCCGAAACCCGTTCACGCCCTCTGATAACAATCCCGCGCCCATCGGAACGACATCAGCTCCAGAACTCGAACCGGATGCCGTTTGGCGGGCTAGACTAAAACGCGAGCAGGATGAGCAAATGCTGCGCGAATATCATCGCCAGCAAATGGCCAGCATCCAGGCCCGGGAAGCTGCAGCGAATTCACCAATAGCCGTCAATTTGAAGGGGTTGAATGACGCCAGCCCGACCGGCGCGTCAAGCCAGCGGAACCCAAGTCAGGCCACGACCCAAGGTCAGCCGGCGACGGCTCTCGACCTCTATTCGACCGCGATGCAAGCTGCCGCCAGTGGCCAAAATGCTGATCCCAACGGGCAGGGCGCCAAGAGCCAATTCTTCAATCAGGACATTGCCGATCTCGGCTATTTGCCGAACACCGTCGTTCCGCAAATGTCGCCTTTCGAACTGAAGCGAGGCTCGGTGATCCCGGCAACGCTGATCACTGGCATCAATTCCGATCTACCCGGCCGGATCACCGCACAAGTGTCGCAAAACGTATATGACAGCGCGACCGGCAGACATCTCCTCATTCCGCAAGGAGCAAAACTCTTCGGCCGCTACGACTCCAATGTCACATTCGGACAAAGCCGCGTTCTCGTCGTCTGGACCGACATCATCTTTCCGAACGGATCCACCCTCCAGATCGGCGGCATGGCCGGCACGGATGCGGCAGGATACGGCGGCTTCAGCGATCAGGTCGACAATCACTATCTTAAGACCTTCGGCTCGGCTGTCCTCGTGGCACTAATCGGGGCTGGCACCGACATGCTGCTTCCGGATGACAATTCGAGCCAGGGCAAGACGGATAGCGCGGCCGATGCTGCAAGGCGATCCTTCGCCGAGACCTTCGGAAAAGTCTCGCAGCAGACAGTATCCATGAACGTGAACGTCCAGCCGACGCTCGAAATCCGGCCAGGCTATCGCTTCAACATCCTCGTCGATCAGGATGTGATTTTTCCGAGAGCATATCGGGGATGA
- the trbG gene encoding P-type conjugative transfer protein TrbG: MLAAASLPVSAQQLSGNETRGTQLSGQWQHSRGLVARGLDGKVIFLFGEVQPSVVCSPLQVCDIELEAGEVVRDVLLGDTVRWKVEPATSGAPNGQAIHLIVKPSEPGLVTSMVVTTSRRTYHIQLKSHPTQYMARVGFDYPEDVSARFAAINARIEASVVPGAGVPADQLNFSFSMSGSARWRPTRIYSDGMKTYIQFPSLLSGQDAPVLFVVSGGENRIVNYRMKGTMMVVDYNIDRAILVSGVGRAQEKISIRRGG; encoded by the coding sequence ATGCTCGCGGCCGCAAGCCTGCCAGTTTCCGCGCAGCAATTGAGCGGCAATGAAACCCGCGGCACTCAGCTGTCTGGTCAGTGGCAACACAGCCGAGGCCTCGTCGCGCGCGGCCTAGATGGCAAGGTGATTTTTCTCTTCGGCGAGGTCCAACCATCTGTCGTCTGCTCGCCGCTCCAGGTCTGCGACATCGAGCTTGAGGCCGGCGAGGTTGTTCGCGACGTCCTACTCGGCGACACCGTGCGCTGGAAGGTGGAGCCGGCGACCTCCGGCGCACCGAACGGACAGGCCATCCATCTGATCGTAAAGCCATCGGAACCGGGACTTGTGACGTCCATGGTGGTGACGACGTCGCGACGGACTTATCACATCCAGCTGAAGTCGCACCCGACACAATACATGGCCCGTGTCGGCTTCGATTATCCCGAAGACGTTAGCGCCCGCTTCGCCGCGATCAATGCGCGAATTGAGGCGAGCGTTGTTCCGGGCGCAGGTGTGCCGGCCGATCAGCTGAATTTTTCCTTTTCCATGAGCGGCTCGGCGCGCTGGCGGCCGACGCGCATCTATAGCGACGGGATGAAAACCTACATCCAGTTTCCCTCATTGCTCTCCGGCCAGGATGCGCCGGTTCTCTTCGTCGTTTCCGGCGGTGAAAACCGCATCGTCAACTACCGCATGAAAGGCACCATGATGGTCGTCGACTACAACATCGACCGCGCGATCCTCGTTTCCGGCGTCGGCCGAGCCCAGGAGAAAATCTCGATCCGGCGGGGAGGGTAG
- the trbH gene encoding conjugal transfer protein TrbH, giving the protein MPQFIASFRLPTAILCLVLLAACQTTGRPGLIKSEVTAELTPEAASAIAQDMGGKLAEQIGPGNTTIALRENDTVFGPTLEASLRGRGYAVVTDQATEGAAVEPLAYTIDPFEGGVLVRLSASRIELTRVYTLNGTGATPASPLSVMQRRSAAPS; this is encoded by the coding sequence ATGCCGCAATTTATCGCCTCCTTCAGGTTGCCCACTGCCATCCTTTGTCTCGTTCTACTCGCCGCCTGTCAGACGACGGGTCGCCCAGGGCTGATCAAGAGCGAGGTCACCGCAGAACTCACGCCAGAAGCGGCCAGCGCAATTGCCCAGGATATGGGTGGAAAACTCGCCGAGCAGATCGGGCCGGGCAATACGACCATCGCCCTTCGCGAAAATGACACTGTCTTCGGTCCGACGCTTGAGGCATCGTTACGCGGCAGGGGCTATGCCGTCGTCACCGATCAGGCAACTGAGGGCGCTGCTGTCGAACCGCTCGCCTACACAATCGATCCCTTCGAGGGCGGCGTTCTTGTCAGGCTCTCGGCCTCAAGGATCGAGCTCACGCGCGTCTACACCTTAAATGGCACCGGTGCCACGCCGGCAAGCCCTTTGTCGGTCATGCAGCGCAGATCGGCAGCGCCGTCATGA
- a CDS encoding c-type cytochrome — translation MKRFFLVLLVFCIAAAGGVTWFVNHTSSSPFDSAARPVNTTVELVTRGEAVAREADCVACHSTPDSKPFVGGLEMGTPLGSIFATNITPDKETGIGNYSLADFDRAVRHGVTPDGRRLYPAMPYPSYVKMTDDDIEALYAFFMNSVQPVNQKNRSTSIEWPLNMRWPLALWNAVFVDAGVYSPKPQQDERWNRGAYLVQAAGHCGACHTPRGIAMNEKALDDTSPVFLSGALLDGWYAPSLRQDHNTGLGRWSEEDIYSFLRNGRNQHAIVFGSMTEAYNNSLQFMTDEDLRAISHYLKSLPGDALRDGEHWAYVATSEPASSGSSPEGAQTYDARCAFCHGADGRGQNQWISPLAGAASSLIEQTDSQINVVLNGSGRVVTNGIPDAYRMPPLREQLTDQQIADVLTYVRSAWGNHGGPVKPDDVKTLREHTDPASSAPIVLQMR, via the coding sequence TTGAAGAGATTTTTCCTCGTTCTCCTCGTCTTTTGTATCGCCGCGGCAGGCGGCGTGACATGGTTCGTCAACCACACGTCCTCATCGCCCTTCGATAGCGCAGCAAGACCGGTGAATACGACGGTCGAATTGGTGACCCGTGGCGAGGCGGTCGCGCGCGAGGCCGACTGCGTCGCCTGTCACAGTACGCCGGACAGCAAGCCATTCGTCGGCGGACTGGAGATGGGCACACCGCTCGGGTCGATCTTTGCGACGAATATCACGCCTGACAAGGAAACCGGCATCGGCAATTATTCGCTCGCCGACTTCGATCGGGCAGTTCGCCATGGCGTCACGCCTGATGGTCGGCGGCTTTATCCTGCGATGCCCTATCCGTCCTATGTCAAGATGACCGACGATGACATCGAGGCACTCTATGCCTTTTTCATGAACAGTGTGCAGCCAGTCAATCAGAAGAACAGATCGACCAGCATTGAATGGCCGCTTAATATGCGCTGGCCGTTGGCACTCTGGAACGCCGTCTTCGTCGATGCAGGCGTCTATAGCCCGAAGCCTCAACAGGACGAGCGGTGGAACCGGGGCGCCTACCTGGTTCAAGCGGCCGGGCACTGTGGCGCTTGCCATACGCCGCGTGGCATCGCCATGAACGAGAAAGCCTTGGACGATACAAGCCCTGTCTTCCTGTCGGGCGCTCTGCTGGATGGCTGGTATGCCCCGAGCCTTCGCCAGGATCACAACACCGGCCTGGGTCGCTGGAGCGAAGAAGACATCTATTCCTTCCTCAGGAATGGACGGAACCAGCATGCCATCGTCTTCGGCTCGATGACGGAAGCCTACAACAACTCGCTTCAGTTCATGACCGACGAGGACCTGCGCGCCATCAGCCACTATCTTAAATCCCTGCCGGGTGATGCATTGCGCGACGGCGAGCACTGGGCCTATGTTGCGACATCGGAGCCTGCCTCCAGCGGGAGCAGTCCAGAAGGCGCTCAGACCTATGACGCCCGCTGCGCCTTCTGTCACGGTGCGGACGGGCGCGGCCAGAACCAATGGATATCGCCGCTGGCCGGTGCTGCCTCCTCGTTGATCGAGCAGACGGATTCGCAGATCAACGTCGTACTCAACGGATCGGGCCGCGTTGTCACAAACGGCATTCCGGATGCGTATCGAATGCCACCGCTCCGCGAGCAACTCACCGATCAACAGATTGCCGACGTCCTGACCTATGTGCGGTCCGCGTGGGGCAATCACGGTGGTCCGGTCAAGCCGGATGACGTCAAAACGCTGCGCGAGCATACCGATCCTGCCAGCAGCGCGCCCATCGTCCTGCAGATGCGATAG